GAGGCGGTGCGTGCCGTCGAACCCCCCCACGGCATACAGCAGCCGGTTGATCACCGCCACGCCCACCCCGATACGCCGCGTCAACATGGGGGCCACCAGCTGCCACTGGTCTTTGTCCGGGTCGTACCTGcgggagagggggggggcaaTATCGGTAACGTTGACAAACCTTTCGGAGCAGGACACGCACGGCAACACGAGGCCGCCAGCGGTCAGGTATTCAGTGCGCCGGCGGAATGTTATTTGAAACTTCGTCGTGGGTTTTTTGGGCACAACCACCAACAAGGAACAAGGTTACTTCCTTGTGTGAAACGGTCCGTAACAGCATCTCAGTTCCGCTCAGAAAACCGAGCCCTGCATATACGGAGTTCTATTTCGCCCCAACACACCTAATCAATTGTAACCGAACTCTGATGATACAAAAAGTGCGGCGCTGGAGTCCGAGGTTCACTTCCCACAGGGGGAGAGGCGCGAACATTTCTTCACGTAACCACAGACTCACCTCTCCACGCTGTTGTGATGAATACACCCGTGTGACCCGCCGACGGCGTAGATCATCCCGTCGATCACCCCCACTCCTATCCGGTTCCGCGGCACGCTCATCGGCGCGCACGGCAGCCAGCAGTTATTCATGGGGTTATAGCAGTCCAGCGTGTTGGAGTCCATATTCCCGTCGGGAGCGTTGTTCCGTCCGCCGACGGCGTAGAACAGTCCGGAGATGACCACGGCGGCCAAGCCGCTCCGGGGGACCTGCAGGTCGGCCAGGCGCAGCCAGGCTCCGGTACAGGGGTTGTAGGCCTCCAGGAAAGACAGGGACTGGCGGTAGTAACCACCGGCCGTGTAGATGAGCTGGGGAACCTTGGGCGTGCGGCACGAGATCACCTGGCAGGAGCAAAGGTCAACAACTTAACAGGTTGAGGATATCACGGGGCAGGAGCAAAGGTCAACTACTCTACTGGTCAGGGGATGACCCGGCAGGAGCAAAAGTCAACTACGCTACTGGTCGAGGAGATTACCCTGTAGGAGCAAAGGTCAACTACTCTACTGGTCAAGGAGATGACCTCGGACGTCCACACTGGCAATTCTATCGTCTTTTTTGGCATCAGTCAACTTATCAAATCACCTTTGTGGGCTTGTGGAGGGTGAGGTCCTGGAAGATCTGGGCCAGGTAGTCTTTACACTGGGCGTCCCACTCCAGAGACTGGAGCTGGGCCTGGAGGAAGTGCGGGGTGAGGGAGTGGCACCGGACGGCCTGCAGCAGGGCCTGGACGTAAGGCCGTCGGTTCTCCCGGTCATACCGGACCCACGCCACGCACGCCTGGAAAACCTCTGACTCGCAGCGCACGTTGAGTTCGTCCCGGCTGATGAGCGTGACAAGTTGGCAGTGGGAGAGGTTGAAGAACTCCTCCTGGGTCGCCACCTGCAACAATAAATGGACCTGGTCATTATTGgcagaactgtgtgtgtgtgtgtgtgtgtatattaaatgaataaatgattgcaaagcTCTGCCTGCTCTACACGGTACTCGGCGTGCAGTGTGCGTTGTTCCTCAGTGGTTGTGTGGCAGCGTCTGAAGAACTGGTTGTCACTCACTGCATAACATCACCGTACTGAAAAACATCCATGCGCCCTTCCACTGAACGTACATTATGTTTACGATCTAATCACGGCGTGTTCCGCGGCAGACATTCCACACAAGGAAAATGCTCACGCACCGCAGGCATGGGAACGCGTTCCCCGAAACCGACAGCTCCTCCAACAGGTCTACCTGCCTAGTAGAGACGTGCTGGTTGACTCATACCATAACCAGTCCCCGGGGTTTTAACCACAGTGGCGCATAGAGGGTCATTatatgttgtttgtttggatAAAGCGTGGGTGGGTTGAATGACATGGTTAGGCCCCCATAATCTATGAGGACGAGTTTCATTTCAGCTGCCAGCCCACACCCTGCTGTCACTCAAACGGAGTGACAGGTCTTTATCTAAACGACTCTAAGGAAACTGTACGTTGCCGCTGCATTTTCTGTATTTGCGGCTTTACTGTTGGGTCGCGGTGCGGGCCTCCTAATCTCACTTCATCCACATGGTCTGGTGGTTGTGTGCGGCTTATTGAGAACtatgggcctgtgtgtgtgtgaaatagaAATGTCCGGCGCACCACTACGGCCTAGTGTTCATACGGCGCGGTGACATTTAAAACGGAATTCCAGAAAAATTAAATGGGCATCACCGAATTTGGAAATAGTTTTTCTAGGGCCCCGTGACTCCCAAACGTGGAATTCCATGGCCGACTGAGGAATGGGTGATTCCACTTACCGAGTGTgcacacaaacaacatattaaagACCCCGACCATCCAGATGCGCGTGAACGGTCCGTCCTTACTACACACCTGGCTGAAGTTCATGTAGATGTATTCCCTTGCTTTCTGGTGGAGCTCTGTGCAGCTGATCTGCTCGGCGAAGTTAGCTATGCCAATGGCGTTGCTGGGGTCCAGCTGCGTAACCAGGAAGTCGCAGCAGGCCTTCACAACACTGTCGATCTGGTACATGACGGCGCCGTTCATGACGTGGATCACGCACTTCTCCCCTACGGAGATGCTGGCCGTGTAGGCAAACTCTATCAGCCTCTCCATCACCTGAAgaggggcaggggggggggggaaacaagggggggggggcgtcaaGGAGAAAGCAGAGCGACAGGGACCCAGTGGGAGGTGACAGAACATAGACCAGACAAGGCCGGGCACACAGAAAGGGCTTGATTCATTGGTAGCATTAGAAATGCACCGGACTCTTTCTTCACACAGTTGGCCTGACAACGCAGCAATAAGAACCAAAGCCAGAACACACTTCGGAGATAACCCCTTGACAGTGCCGCCTCTGTCCACCAGGCTCTAGTCATCCTCTCATTAGTCAAACTACAAGGGTTGCCTAAAGTCTCTTTCTGtgagggcagtgtgtgtgtgtgtgtgtgcacgtgtggtGGGATGATTACAATCGGTTCTGGCAGACTCAGTggggcaacacacacaccagctggaACCAGAGAGGCAAGCtctaacaggtgtgtgtgtgtgtgtgtgtgtgtgtgtgtgtagtgggctTCCTGAGGAAATGAGCGCTGATCACGTGACCCCTGTTTGTTGAGTGTTACGGAGATATTTGTTTACCACAGAAACAGTCTTTCCTATGGAGTCACACTTTGTCAGAGGTGTTAAATGCACCAAGTAGAAGCACTCcactgtgttcaccactttagggaagtccCTAATCAAGACCAGGTAAAGGGAAGCCTTTTCCACTCCTCCGGTCACTACTTAGTTCCGAACTCCCTTTGCCTGGTCGTTTAGGTCTTAATTAGGACCTTCCCGGCTACCCCCAATGCTCGGTTAAAATGCATACGGATGCAAGTGTTTCAAACGTTCAATGAACACTCACCCTGGGGTGTATCCCTTCGATGGGCACCACCTCCATGCCACACTCTTTCAGGCCGTTGGTGAACATGGCCCTGAAGACCGGAGAGGACGAGGCCAGCACCACCTGGAACCGTGGAGAGTAACGTTAACGACCAGAAATAAGATCGCCTCGGCTGCCGCCGTCCTCGGCTAATTTGGTGAAAGTGAAGCAGTTCATTATTAATGTACCAATTCGTAATCAGATCCCAAAAAGGTTTTACTAGCCATCTCCGCTTACACTTTCACCTGAGACCGTTTTAAGATCTGATTAAAACAGCCCCCACCCCCAAGTTCCCCCCGCTTGGAACAAACAGGCCCGAACATGTCTGGACTCCAGCGCCGGCACGGCTGTTAACGAGGGGCCACCAACCTTGTGGGCTACGAAGTCCACGGCCCCCAGGTCGTTGTAGCGCACCCGCAGCGTCACGTCGCACAGCTGGCCGTCCAGCCGCAGCTCGTTCATGATGGCGAACGCGGCCGCCGTGTGGCTCTCCAGCGTGTAGCTGAAGACGCGGTGGCCGTTGCGCGTCGACGGCGTCACCACCGCCTTGCACTCTGTCAGGCTCTCGTTGGACATCCTGATGGGTCTCTCCCGGCCGCCTCCCGTCGAAGCCGCCACGACGACGACGACTAAGAGCGCTGCTGTGGGCGACTACCGCCAGACATCCTCGCGTGCTGAGGGGTAAGGGTCAAACTAagacgaggggggggggggggacagcgGAGCTGCAACGGAGGAAGCCCGGACGTTAGTACCCTTTCCAAGGGGTGGCGTTTTGGTTTTTTTGGGGTGGGTGAGGGGTTTGAGAGTCTGACGTTCAGAGATTATAAAAGGAGCTCTCTTAAAAACAGTTACGTAGTCCTTACACCTCAACACTGGCCAACATGAACGTATGACTCGTGTGTGTACTCCCGCTTACTTCACAAGCTAGGCCATAACGTTCAGGTGCTGGCGTGCAACAACTGCCAGTCATGGTTATGCAGGCAACAACCAGGACAATTGTAATCCTCTGTGATTTATTGCGTTATTAAGACTAGTGTTCTGGATGATCTCCTGCCTGCCCTAGAGTAACCTCTTCTTCGTTTGTCTTTTCTTTGAGGGGACCAGTCGAGGGAGGACACTTTATGGCCTTTATGGCAGGAAGTATGGGGCAGGACacattttcttgttgtttttggCAGCAGTAGGAGTTTGTCTCAGGGAGGAGATTTCAACAACTTTCCCAAACAAAGGAGTCAACAACAGTCCAGACAAGCTGACAGAGTTGTGTCTAGCACtccaaaatattttcttcactCCAAAAAGTCCTTTTTAttggtttaatgtttttttccccaaggATCCAGcaaaccaaaaaatatataattctaACAGAAATggccaagggggggggggggggggtggaaccGAATGGCAAGTAAAAACGTCCTTATTGATTTTCCGTTCAGAGACCAAGAAAACAGAAACTGATATTCTGCTGCATCTTAATGGTGATCATAACCGTAATCAAACGTAGCCCAGGGAGCTAGCTACTCTTCCCACAGGAGTTGGAAAGAAGAGGGGAGGGGGCGTTCAGGGGAGTGTAAACGTCTACTGAATACcgtacagagagaaagaggagcaggTGCCAAAAGTGTCGTCAGTGTAGCTAGCAGCCCTCGAGGTTCAGGAATGAGGAGGGGGAGCTCAGTTTCGTATGATTGATCAGTCACTTCACTCTAGAAGCTTTCCTAGTAGTCACCCTGCTCTGGAATGTCAGTTTACTCTGTTGTGTTTACTGGGAAGGTCCGGGCACCATTGGCAACTAgaagacaagagagagagagaactatGTTAGGGTGAACACTATTTGACAGTTTTTTCTTAAAATGGGTCATGGTTGTTGGCATCTCTGTTCAGATGTTTTTAACATGTTGGGTGCTTTAACTTTTCCCTACTATCCAAACTGAATCGACCCCTGACTCTGGGCTTCATTTCACTGTTGTTTTACCATCTAAACTGTGTAGACCGAGTTAAGCTAATCTGGACCTAGAACTCTCTTTTCTGAGCGTCAGCAATTTAATCAACAAGTGAGTGACTCAGCTCAAAAACATTCTGAAAGCACTCCCAACTCCAATCACTTTGTCAGAACAAAACACGGCTcaagaacagacagacacagacgcaACATAGCTACAACTTCCAAAAGGACACAATAGTTCAGTCACACTCATGGATCTGCTGAGAAAGGGCCATATTTTTCTCTGAGTCACTGTGACTAAACCTATGTCAACACGGTCTGGGACATCACAGCTTTGGGAGACTTTCCGTGTCGACATCCATATCACATGGAAGCGCAGTGCAgtagacctgggttcaaacacCTTTCGGTATAGTTTCGGAGAATGCATCCTCACTTAACTAAGCTTTTGTGTCACAGTAAAACCAACAGGGAAGACTCAAACCATACCCACGTGGCTCTTCAGTTGGACAGGAGGAAACGCCCAGAATACTGGGAAgactttcagaaatgttttgaacCCATGTCCGTTGGGAAGGGCCCAAACGGGAGGCAGAGCACACGCACCGAGTCTGATGTTTAGAGATAAACCTTGCTGACAGAGCGCAAGTGACTTACATTAGGACACAATTTAATTAGTCAGCGTgactgatgtttttttcccccctttctcCATGGCCAGTCTAGTGACCGATTGGAAGGATTCGAGAGTAGCCATGCCTACAGTGAAAAGTAACACGCACGCCGGTCTTAAGCTCCCTGTGTGCTAAGTTACATCAGTTACACAAGGTTGAAGCCTAttgaaagaacaaaataaataaagaattaaATCCAGAACTTTGCCCCGGACACTTCAAAATGCAATGGTACCCCAGTCCCCATGCACGCATTACTCAGCGACAATTGTTACTCCACCAAGCTGCTCAGACTGGCCTATTTAAATGCAGTGTCACATTTTGCACACAGCGATTACCAGGCCATGCAAGAGACAAGGAAATGCTCTGTTGGACTGAACCGAGCGGCTGGAAGGACGAGTTGTGTGGCCTACCTGTTGAAGCCTGCggagcaaatgtctctttcctagACGATGCATAACTTCTGACCATATCATgggtttcacacacacacacacacacacacacacacacacacacacacacacacacacacacacacacacacacacacacacacacacacacacacacacacacacacgtctgtcaTAGCCTAAGCCCCACTACCTCTAGTATACGATTTTCAAAATACACAAGACGGTAAGATCCTCAACTCCCTACACTACTAGCAGGACTTCTGTACTTTCAGAATTCGCAGAAGTGAAACCAAGAGCGGTCTAATTTTATACGGTTGGACAATTAGCTGCTATGAACAAGATCCTTCTTTGAGACACGGTCTGATAACATTATTACAGTACTACTGCTACACTATGGTTTCACTAACGATTGGTTATACTACTACCCAGAGTTCAGACTAGGGGGTGGAGGCCACACACTGGCCGTCTAAAGTATGGGTGTTTTTCATCGCTGGTCGATGTGTGAGAAGCAGGCAATTGCCTGAATGGCTTATCCCTCCCAGTTACAAAATTCAGTTTGTGAGTCACCATTTGCTCAACGCTTACCGAGACGATGCTCATGTTTATCCTAGTATAACTTATTCCCTAGAAGGCCTATAATCCACGGGCTAAAATAAATACTCTCTCTGAGCCAAATATGTGACTCCATGGAGAAAGAAACATTTTCGATTTGATGTGTGACATTAGAGATGGGTGCAGGCTGGTTTAAAAACTACTGGATTGCAATAGGATGAAAATCTGTACAGTTGCCATTGTGGTTTCAGGCATGAACTTTCTTTAATTTTAAAATCAATAACCGAAACAGCCATTGCTTACTGCGATAGTTGTTAACACTAAGGCCAACCAATACAACCACCCTTATACCCTCACAAGCTTTTAGAAACACTAGGCGCCGTGGATAAAAACAAAAGCTTAGCATAGGGTTACGTCAAACAAAATTCACAGATTGCCAACGCGCCCGCACCAGTGACTAATTTGATCACGGACTGTGTAACCAGCGCTGACTATTGAGGGAGTTGGGGGAGCAAGCAAATTATTATGGAACTGCATGTACCAAAACATGACCCAGAAGTCAAGCGAGTCCTTATGTAGACCGAGATACCGGCACATAGAAGGAAAAAGTGTTGCCTGTGCCGCGCAATGCAAGACGATTAGAATACTGGTTTCAGACAAAGGGTTTGATTCCCCTCACAATTTAATGCTACCTTAGCTTAGTGACATAACCATACATGTAGCCGAAGCACACATACTGAAGTGTTGGCATGCAATGAcgttattagctagctagctaacaagacAACTCTTTCAGAATTGGTGCTAACACATGCTTTTTTAAGACCTTGACTAAATACTAAATCGACAAAACGGCAACAAAACAACACGGGCTATTGAAGAAGAAAAGTGGCAGTCACAATTAGCGGATCATAGGCTACTAACTGGCATGTCCATTTGATTCTTGATAAAACGGCATCGAAAACATCTATGAACATTAAACATTCTTGTGCAAACGATGCGCGAATAAATCACAAACAATATAGCACTTCAATCAGGATCGCTGTtgtaaacagtaaaatacactCACATCGCTGAGTTGTTCCATCGCTGTAGTTTCGTGTCTGTGCGCCACATATGAACGAGGGAAAGCTGTAACTCACCATGACTAAGCATTGTACAAAGCTCATCACCGATGCCAAAATAAGAGCGGGCCTCAAGACGACACTGTTTGCCTCCATAGTCAAGTACGAGCGCTGAACTGCGAGCCCAGGGAAGGGACTTTTACAGAAAAGCAGTTCTGAGAATAGAGGAAGTGAGACCAGGGTCACGTTCAGTTGAAAAACGTTTTCGAAAATTAAAGATAGACATTCCCCGAATAGAGCTAACGGAATTCATAATTTTGCACGTCGGAGAGGCATGTTTGTTCTATCCAACCTATTTCTATGTGAATATTCCAGAACAAAAAAACCTGCTGAACATGGCCCATTTTTTTGGTAACACTCCAAACGCGCTTCAGTCAATCAAATCGGGAAATAATTTGTCTGattttgttaaaatatgtattgaaaaccaaatctaaaaacaaaaggtGATATACAGTTGTATCTATTAACACTGTACGGAAATATGGAACAAAGCGTAAGCACTAAATTAAGTGCTGGCTATGCACTTTTTCAATAGCTGAGTTATACAAGTTCACACCGAGTAAGCGCAGAGAAAGCGTGATGATTCATGACAAGTCAGATGAACGAATGAATGGAGCCATGTCAGTGTATGACAATGTATATTCCTGTACATCTATAGTCCTTTGAACGAATGACGTCATTCTGAAATAAACAGATCATTTAAACTAAAACGAAAATATGCATTTACCACAACCACGCCACTAAGCCTATGTCTCACCTCAAGCTCATTTCATATTCTCAAGCATTTGCCCCTTATGTTGATTATCCATTTTTATTCACGAGCGATAATTCATGTACAATAGGACTTGTCAAATACTGCTTCTTCCAGGTATGGACGGTGCTGACACAAATAGGTTTTTTTTTGCTATCAATGGGCAGTGTTCAGTCAGTAGAGAAAACACGTAATTCCAGCAAACATGTTCCACTAGGTGGCACTGTAAACTAGGTTTCATAAAATT
Above is a window of Esox lucius isolate fEsoLuc1 chromosome 9, fEsoLuc1.pri, whole genome shotgun sequence DNA encoding:
- the keap1b gene encoding kelch-like ECH-associated protein 1B, which produces MSNESLTECKAVVTPSTRNGHRVFSYTLESHTAAAFAIMNELRLDGQLCDVTLRVRYNDLGAVDFVAHKVVLASSSPVFRAMFTNGLKECGMEVVPIEGIHPRVMERLIEFAYTASISVGEKCVIHVMNGAVMYQIDSVVKACCDFLVTQLDPSNAIGIANFAEQISCTELHQKAREYIYMNFSQVATQEEFFNLSHCQLVTLISRDELNVRCESEVFQACVAWVRYDRENRRPYVQALLQAVRCHSLTPHFLQAQLQSLEWDAQCKDYLAQIFQDLTLHKPTKVISCRTPKVPQLIYTAGGYYRQSLSFLEAYNPCTGAWLRLADLQVPRSGLAAVVISGLFYAVGGRNNAPDGNMDSNTLDCYNPMNNCWLPCAPMSVPRNRIGVGVIDGMIYAVGGSHGCIHHNSVERYDPDKDQWQLVAPMLTRRIGVGVAVINRLLYAVGGFDGTHRLRSSECYNPERDEWRSMAAMNTVRSGAGVCSLGNHIYVMGGYDGTNQLNTVERYDVETDTWSFAASMKHRRSALGVTTHHGRIYVLGGYDGNTFLDSVECYDPETDTWSEVTRMMSGRSGVGVAVTMEPCQKELAQCQKHERLEVTGSSGSLGSSGDSGSYHHSRHGSFGSGT